In one window of Micromonospora cathayae DNA:
- a CDS encoding LpqB family beta-propeller domain-containing protein: MNRPAQRRLLAALAVGALLVGGATGCGIPEFSEVRVDGPGPVGEAGSINGRPSEPPARGASGSDSAAFILNYLSAPAGEPNRAYTRLRQYIAPEDRDQLQEKQGSDFAVNVVRLLKDPVTTVNPQGTTGEKATFSVRIEVQQVGLLRANGTLAAPVATETFYDVKLQAAAAAGSGDEDAGYYVVDPSSTLLLSDQALQQYYESYPIYFWNSDQTRLVPDQRYLPLAVPRERRVTEVVGWLTDGPAEWLAPTVTRLPDGTQLINNATETDGRWEIDVAMPGEDGAKLDRLAIQLAWSLPDIDGPLDLKVRNQVRRSLPSLAEHRGLFDAYLVEGAPQRLCVYEGGVRRLAFVGETSGPDPIDAASNRNVVTAGLSRSGDGLLAALVVTDGKRQRLAVGAGEAPVSVQERSAASYASIGRPVWLKTPVGGPARGLVVVDGKLHRFDAHAQLTEVPLSLSGTVTAVAVALDGHRIAMIVGGGLYVAAVSLDGGVTAGPAREVPTSLTRLSAVDWSGENRLVLAGVKGQPAVYDISVDGAGAEIALATEVGATVTHLTAYPNNPVETFDRSPIMYEANRVAWAGPIRQIQREDVQNPAAGESAPGNPTAPFFLF; this comes from the coding sequence GTGAACCGGCCCGCGCAGCGGCGGCTGCTGGCCGCGCTGGCCGTCGGCGCGCTGCTGGTCGGCGGGGCCACCGGATGCGGCATCCCGGAGTTCTCCGAGGTGCGGGTGGACGGCCCGGGGCCGGTCGGGGAGGCCGGTTCGATCAACGGCCGGCCCAGTGAGCCGCCCGCGCGGGGGGCCAGCGGCAGCGACTCCGCCGCCTTCATCCTGAACTACCTCTCCGCGCCGGCCGGTGAACCGAACCGGGCGTACACGCGGCTGCGGCAGTACATCGCCCCGGAGGACCGCGACCAGCTCCAGGAGAAGCAGGGCAGCGACTTCGCGGTCAACGTGGTCCGGCTGCTGAAGGACCCGGTGACCACGGTGAACCCGCAGGGCACCACGGGCGAGAAGGCCACCTTCTCGGTCCGGATCGAGGTGCAGCAGGTCGGGTTGCTGCGGGCCAACGGCACCCTCGCGGCCCCGGTGGCGACCGAGACGTTCTACGACGTCAAGCTACAGGCCGCCGCGGCGGCCGGCTCCGGCGACGAGGACGCCGGCTACTACGTGGTCGACCCGTCCAGCACGCTGCTCCTCAGCGACCAGGCCCTCCAGCAGTACTACGAGTCGTACCCGATCTACTTCTGGAACTCCGACCAGACCCGGCTGGTGCCGGACCAGCGCTACCTTCCGCTCGCGGTGCCCCGGGAACGCCGGGTCACCGAGGTGGTCGGCTGGCTCACCGACGGCCCGGCGGAGTGGCTGGCCCCCACGGTGACCCGGCTGCCCGACGGCACCCAGCTGATCAACAACGCCACCGAGACGGACGGCCGGTGGGAGATCGACGTCGCCATGCCGGGCGAGGACGGCGCGAAACTCGACCGGCTCGCCATCCAGCTCGCCTGGTCACTGCCGGACATCGACGGCCCACTCGACCTGAAGGTCCGCAACCAGGTCCGGCGGAGCCTGCCCAGCCTGGCCGAGCACCGGGGGCTGTTCGACGCGTACCTGGTCGAGGGGGCTCCGCAGCGGCTCTGCGTGTACGAGGGCGGGGTACGCCGGCTCGCCTTCGTCGGCGAGACCAGTGGGCCCGACCCGATCGACGCGGCGAGCAACCGGAACGTGGTGACCGCCGGGCTCAGCCGCAGCGGTGACGGGCTGCTCGCCGCGCTGGTGGTGACCGACGGCAAGCGGCAGCGGCTGGCGGTCGGAGCGGGCGAGGCCCCGGTCAGCGTCCAGGAACGCAGCGCCGCGTCGTACGCCTCGATCGGCCGCCCGGTCTGGTTGAAGACCCCGGTCGGCGGGCCGGCGCGCGGGTTGGTGGTGGTGGACGGGAAGCTGCACCGCTTCGACGCCCATGCCCAGCTCACCGAGGTTCCGCTGAGCCTGTCCGGGACGGTCACCGCCGTCGCCGTCGCGCTGGACGGGCACCGGATCGCGATGATCGTCGGTGGTGGGCTGTACGTGGCGGCGGTGAGCCTGGACGGCGGTGTGACCGCCGGCCCGGCCCGGGAGGTGCCGACCTCGCTGACCAGACTGTCGGCGGTGGACTGGTCCGGGGAGAACCGGCTGGTCCTGGCGGGTGTCAAGGGGCAGCCGGCGGTCTACGACATCAGCGTCGACGGAGCGGGCGCGGAGATCGCCCTGGCGACCGAGGTGGGCGCGACCGTCACCCACCTGACGGCCTACCCGAACAACCCGGTGGAGACCTTCGACCGCAGCCCGATCATGTACGAGGCGAACCGGGTGGCCTGGGCCGGCCCGATCCGACAGATCCAGCGGGAGGATGTCCAGAACCCGGCGGCCGGGGAGTCCGCGCCGGGCAACCCGACCGCGCCCTTCTTCCTCTTCTGA
- a CDS encoding ComF family protein encodes MPGGLWAELTDLVLPVECAGCRGRGALRYGVCADCAATLEALRPVPVRPDPAPGGLPPCVALGGYGGVLRELLLAYKERGRHGLARPLGGLLADVVATAVGAVRPVLLVPVPDTAAAARARYGDHLGRLTRHTAARLRTAGWPVRVRRPVRALPRPDSVELDRAGRAAVAASAFRLRAWPPVGPVGPEVAVVVLDDILTTGATLAAVARTLGAAGLSPTVAAVLAATRRRSRS; translated from the coding sequence ATGCCGGGCGGCCTGTGGGCGGAACTGACCGACCTGGTGCTGCCGGTGGAGTGCGCCGGCTGCCGGGGCCGGGGCGCACTGCGGTACGGCGTCTGTGCCGACTGCGCGGCCACCCTGGAGGCGTTGCGTCCGGTCCCGGTCCGCCCCGATCCGGCACCCGGCGGGCTGCCGCCCTGCGTCGCCCTGGGCGGGTACGGCGGGGTGCTCCGGGAGCTGCTGCTGGCGTACAAGGAACGGGGCCGGCACGGGCTGGCCCGACCGCTGGGCGGCCTGCTGGCCGACGTGGTGGCGACGGCGGTCGGTGCGGTCCGGCCGGTGCTGCTGGTGCCGGTGCCGGACACCGCCGCGGCGGCCCGCGCCCGGTACGGCGACCATCTGGGGCGGCTGACCCGGCACACGGCGGCCCGGCTGCGGACGGCGGGCTGGCCGGTGCGGGTGCGTCGGCCGGTGCGGGCGCTGCCCCGTCCCGACTCGGTGGAGCTGGACCGCGCCGGCCGGGCGGCGGTCGCCGCGTCGGCGTTCCGGCTGCGGGCCTGGCCGCCGGTCGGCCCGGTCGGCCCGGAGGTGGCGGTGGTGGTGCTGGACGACATCCTCACCACCGGGGCCACCCTGGCGGCGGTGGCCCGGACGCTGGGCGCGGCCGGGCTGTCACCGACGGTCGCGGCGGTGCTGGCGGCGACCCGACGGCGCTCCCGTTCGTGA
- the hpf gene encoding ribosome hibernation-promoting factor, HPF/YfiA family yields the protein MDIVVKGRNVEVPDHYRVHVAEKLAKIERYDHKLIRVDVELFHERNPRQADHCQRVEITCVSRGPVVRAEACTSDFYSALDAAIAKLDTRFRRAADRRRVHRGRHAPISVAAATAGLPVADLGQPTFSTPASGTATAVAERADEYDDQPWHIAREKVHAAQPMTVDDALFQMELVGHDFYLFQNKESGRPCVVYRRRAYDYGLISLDI from the coding sequence ATGGACATCGTGGTCAAGGGCCGTAACGTCGAAGTGCCGGACCATTACCGGGTACACGTAGCAGAGAAGCTCGCGAAGATCGAGCGCTACGACCACAAGCTCATTCGTGTCGATGTCGAGCTGTTCCACGAGCGCAACCCCCGCCAGGCGGACCACTGCCAGCGCGTCGAGATCACCTGCGTCTCCCGCGGGCCGGTGGTCCGGGCGGAGGCCTGCACGAGCGACTTCTACAGCGCACTCGACGCCGCCATCGCCAAACTGGACACCCGGTTCCGTCGGGCAGCCGACCGCCGGCGGGTCCATCGCGGACGGCACGCCCCCATCTCCGTCGCCGCCGCCACCGCCGGGCTACCGGTCGCGGACCTCGGCCAGCCGACGTTCTCCACACCGGCGTCCGGCACCGCCACCGCGGTCGCCGAACGGGCCGACGAGTACGACGACCAGCCCTGGCACATCGCGCGCGAGAAGGTACACGCCGCGCAGCCGATGACCGTCGACGACGCCCTGTTCCAGATGGAACTGGTCGGCCACGACTTCTACCTGTTCCAGAACAAGGAATCCGGCCGCCCCTGCGTGGTCTACCGGCGACGCGCCTACGACTACGGACTCATCTCCCTCGACATCTGA
- a CDS encoding GNAT family N-acetyltransferase, translating to MEPQVIEGDGVRLRPYRDSDLADIAAGCADPLTQRFLGGLPHPYTEADARWWLTEGDPATWARGGAAYAIADPESDRLLGAVGLDRVVALRDQAEIGYWVAPWARGRGVASAATRALTAHALASGFVRLELLTQPENAASQRVALAAGYRHEGVRRAASRHADGDRRDLLAWVRLAGDPDGPAPRPLPDLPADGLGDGVVRLRMVGPDDVDVMYRLHSLPEVVANRVPPEPPGRADIARRCQLAESNWLLGTGADLLVVDAASGEVGGGLALRYDEPVTGQAMFGASMLPEWRGRGLLTRGVRLLAGWAFDTAGIARLWAGTRPENVSAQWVLEKVGFRPEGVQRGRLPGPDGTRVDSAIYGMLPEDLL from the coding sequence ATGGAACCACAGGTGATCGAGGGCGACGGGGTGCGGCTGCGGCCGTACCGGGACAGCGACCTCGCCGACATCGCCGCCGGCTGCGCCGACCCGCTCACCCAGCGGTTCCTGGGCGGGCTGCCGCACCCGTACACCGAGGCGGACGCCCGCTGGTGGCTCACCGAGGGCGATCCGGCGACCTGGGCCCGGGGCGGGGCCGCGTACGCGATCGCCGACCCGGAGTCGGACCGGCTGCTCGGCGCGGTCGGCCTGGACCGGGTGGTGGCCCTGCGCGACCAGGCCGAGATCGGCTACTGGGTGGCCCCGTGGGCGCGCGGGCGCGGCGTCGCCTCCGCCGCCACCCGGGCCCTCACCGCACACGCCCTGGCCAGCGGATTCGTCCGGCTGGAGCTGCTCACCCAGCCGGAGAACGCGGCCAGCCAGCGGGTCGCGCTCGCCGCCGGCTACCGCCACGAGGGGGTACGCCGGGCCGCCAGCCGGCACGCCGACGGTGACCGACGTGACCTGCTCGCCTGGGTCCGCCTCGCCGGTGACCCGGACGGGCCGGCCCCCCGCCCGCTGCCGGACCTGCCCGCCGACGGGCTCGGTGACGGTGTGGTGCGGCTACGGATGGTCGGACCGGACGACGTCGACGTCATGTACCGGCTGCACAGCCTGCCCGAGGTGGTCGCCAACCGGGTGCCGCCGGAGCCGCCGGGCCGGGCCGACATCGCCCGCCGGTGCCAACTGGCGGAGAGCAACTGGCTGCTCGGTACCGGGGCGGACCTGCTGGTCGTGGACGCGGCCAGCGGCGAGGTCGGCGGCGGCCTGGCACTGCGGTACGACGAGCCGGTCACCGGGCAGGCCATGTTCGGCGCGAGCATGCTGCCCGAGTGGCGGGGACGCGGCCTGCTCACCCGGGGCGTACGGCTGCTGGCCGGTTGGGCGTTCGACACGGCGGGGATCGCCCGGCTCTGGGCCGGTACCCGGCCGGAGAACGTCTCCGCGCAGTGGGTGCTGGAGAAGGTCGGCTTCCGCCCGGAGGGGGTGCAGCGCGGCCGGTTGCCCGGCCCGGACGGCACCCGGGTCGACTCGGCGATCTACGGGATGCTCCCGGAGGATCTGCTCTGA